In Rariglobus hedericola, the following proteins share a genomic window:
- a CDS encoding ATP-binding response regulator codes for MTRVLIVDDKEENVYYLQALLTGHGFEVETARHGAEALVKARQHPPELIVSDLLMPVMDGYTLLRHWKSDAALRLIPFIVYTATYTEEQDEKLAFSLGADAFILKPAEPEDFLTRIRTVQSAPAVAQPVTHFDSVGGEQDTLKIYSETLIRKLEEKTLQLEQSNQALQKDIAERTRMEESLRESEERFRATFEQAAVGIAHVGVDGRFLRVNDKLCEITGYPREELLRLTFIELTMHEDRVAGDQARLEMLGHARTDFSAEKRYLRKNGAVFWVSVVTTLLRDHQGAAKYFISVIADITERKTLEQQFLRAQRMESIGTLAGGIAHDLNNLLAPIMMGVELLRFNSIDPKTAKMIDNMERSAKRAASLVRQVLSFARGVDGQRVLIQVRHIINEVEAIIESTFPKNIRLESSLGADLWPVVSDPTQLNQVLLNLCVNARDAMPDGGCLTLKTSCATLDEQSAAMNPGATAGSYVLIEVADTGCGIPKNILDRIFDPFFTTKELGKGTGLGLSTVLGIVRSHEGFVTVHSEPGEGTTFRVYLPAQVEEEAEAPAQGAMDSAPSGEGQLVLVVDDESSIRDIMKHTLEAFGYRVITAEDGVQALGIYVLQSREVAVVITDMMMPAMDGPMLIAALRRINPSVRIIGVSGLNAQCSLSAGQDGGVKHFLNKPYTAETLLVLLKKVLAE; via the coding sequence ATGACGCGCGTTCTCATCGTCGACGACAAGGAGGAGAATGTTTATTACCTGCAGGCGCTGCTCACCGGCCACGGCTTTGAGGTCGAGACGGCGCGGCACGGTGCCGAGGCGCTGGTCAAGGCGCGCCAGCATCCGCCCGAGCTGATCGTGTCAGATCTGCTCATGCCGGTGATGGACGGTTACACGCTGCTGCGACATTGGAAATCGGATGCCGCACTGCGGTTGATTCCCTTCATCGTTTACACGGCGACCTATACGGAGGAGCAGGACGAGAAACTGGCGTTCAGTCTCGGCGCGGACGCGTTTATTCTGAAGCCGGCGGAGCCGGAGGATTTTCTGACGCGCATTCGCACGGTGCAATCCGCCCCGGCGGTGGCGCAGCCCGTGACGCATTTCGACTCGGTCGGCGGCGAGCAGGACACGCTGAAAATCTATAGCGAGACGCTCATTCGGAAACTGGAGGAAAAGACGCTGCAACTGGAGCAGAGCAACCAGGCGTTGCAGAAGGACATCGCCGAGCGCACGCGGATGGAGGAGAGCCTGCGCGAGAGCGAAGAACGCTTCCGCGCGACCTTCGAGCAGGCGGCGGTGGGCATCGCGCACGTGGGCGTGGACGGACGCTTTTTGCGGGTGAACGACAAGCTCTGCGAGATCACCGGGTATCCGCGGGAGGAGTTGCTGCGCCTCACCTTCATCGAACTCACGATGCATGAAGACCGCGTGGCGGGCGACCAGGCGCGCCTGGAGATGCTGGGCCACGCGCGGACGGATTTTTCCGCGGAAAAACGCTACCTGCGCAAGAACGGCGCCGTGTTCTGGGTGAGCGTGGTCACGACGCTGTTGCGCGATCATCAGGGCGCGGCGAAATACTTCATCTCGGTGATCGCCGACATCACCGAGCGGAAAACGCTGGAGCAGCAGTTTCTGCGGGCGCAGCGCATGGAAAGCATCGGCACGCTGGCCGGCGGCATAGCGCATGACCTGAACAATCTGCTCGCCCCGATCATGATGGGCGTGGAGCTGCTGCGCTTCAACAGCATCGACCCCAAGACGGCCAAGATGATCGACAACATGGAGCGGAGCGCGAAACGCGCCGCCAGCCTGGTGCGCCAGGTGCTCTCTTTTGCACGCGGTGTCGACGGCCAGCGCGTGCTGATTCAAGTGCGGCACATCATCAACGAAGTCGAAGCCATCATCGAAAGCACCTTCCCGAAAAATATCAGGCTGGAGAGCAGCCTCGGCGCCGATCTCTGGCCGGTCGTGAGTGATCCGACTCAACTTAACCAGGTCCTCCTCAACCTGTGCGTGAACGCCCGCGATGCCATGCCCGATGGGGGCTGCCTCACGCTGAAGACGTCATGCGCGACACTCGACGAGCAGTCTGCCGCGATGAATCCGGGTGCGACCGCCGGCAGCTATGTTTTGATCGAAGTGGCCGACACGGGTTGCGGCATCCCCAAGAATATTCTGGACCGGATATTCGATCCATTTTTCACCACGAAGGAGCTGGGCAAGGGCACGGGGCTCGGTCTTTCGACCGTGCTGGGCATCGTGCGCAGCCACGAAGGCTTCGTGACTGTTCACAGCGAGCCGGGCGAGGGGACGACGTTTCGCGTCTATCTGCCCGCCCAAGTGGAGGAAGAAGCGGAGGCTCCGGCGCAAGGCGCGATGGATTCGGCTCCATCGGGCGAAGGCCAACTGGTGCTAGTCGTGGATGATGAAAGTTCGATCCGCGACATCATGAAACATACGTTGGAAGCGTTTGGCTATCGTGTGATCACGGCCGAGGACGGGGTGCAGGCGCTGGGGATTTACGTCCTTCAAAGCCGGGAGGTGGCCGTCGTGATCACCGACATGATGATGCCGGCGATGGACGGCCCCATGCTGATTGCCGCGCTGCGCCGCATCAATCCGTCCGTGCGTATCATCGGGGTGAGCGGGCTCAACGCCCAATGCAGTCTGTCCGCAGGGCAGGACGGTGGGGTGAAGCATTTTCTCAACAAGCCCTACACGGCGGAAACCTTGCTGGTGCTGTTAAAAAAAGTGCTCGCCGAGTGA
- a CDS encoding response regulator: MSRNVLLIEDNEQNRYLATFLLEKNGYNVTAAFDGPGGVELAQTLRPDLVLLDIQLPGMDGYAVARALRRIEALQATPIIAVTSYAMVGDREKSLESGCNGYIEKPINPDTFVAEIERFVGPTSSSTPPS; the protein is encoded by the coding sequence ATGAGCCGCAACGTCCTCCTCATCGAAGACAACGAGCAGAACCGCTACCTCGCGACGTTTCTGCTGGAGAAAAACGGATACAACGTGACCGCTGCGTTCGATGGTCCGGGCGGGGTCGAACTCGCGCAAACGCTCCGGCCCGATCTCGTCTTGCTGGATATCCAGCTGCCCGGCATGGACGGCTACGCGGTGGCCCGGGCGTTGCGCCGGATCGAGGCATTGCAGGCCACGCCGATCATCGCGGTGACGTCGTATGCGATGGTGGGCGACCGGGAGAAATCACTGGAGTCCGGTTGCAACGGCTACATCGAGAAACCGATCAATCCCGACACATTTGTGGCGGAGATCGAACGCTTCGTCGGTCCAACGTCTTCGTCCACACCCCCATCATGA
- a CDS encoding TonB-dependent receptor, whose translation MNSSLRARIPGRLFLACAVVAPLVSLRADVDSASDKNNPPIQLPEVVVTARRVPENPLNVPAYTQVITRDQIRESGATNLIDLLESQANLQFNSFVSSPTSANISLRGTGGSSAIGNGRTLVLLDGIRTNRPDQGQFNWLQFNLQSIESVEVIQGPQGAFYGDNAVGGVIKINTLGAPAKSGGGAQVLVGSEGTFKISGGYTERVGKAWATLSGGYDTSDGYRDHSGYENKYATLGFGYDNQKNSVTRLNLSYQDTEFDQPGALTKAQLDQDPTQIGTSIGNGTTEYRRIAVSNEYGAADAPVKLLTDAGVSLADEYFNAFADLPFATQYNRDLEGYFFAPKLRITTDDFTFTPGIDVNHDRVDVVGTTPVDSTVKRFVLSPYLLSEWRASEQFTFSAGYRHEWNKTEARERVVNDTGERRDTADAWQLAVNYRPTETLRFYAKYDRTYRFPATDEMAYYQGFPSPVFFDANLKPETSDNFEVGANVKRDGWNGGVSTYYLKTEDEIFFNGFPVFQNQNLPETRRVGAQANVGYTAKIAGFRSQIDFVDADLVKGAGTVLTGPLRQVPEWRLTNTVFVKPVENWTLSVTHRHLGESYMDDFYATTNPPKVKSEEVFDAKITFRATTNWSVYAGVNNIFDRTTVSYASTSFGTDSYYPGLGRFIYTGASVQF comes from the coding sequence ATGAACAGCTCTTTGCGCGCCCGTATTCCGGGTCGCCTTTTCCTCGCGTGCGCCGTTGTGGCGCCGCTCGTTTCCTTGCGCGCTGACGTCGACTCCGCGTCGGATAAAAATAATCCGCCCATCCAATTGCCCGAGGTGGTCGTCACCGCGCGCCGCGTGCCGGAAAATCCGCTCAACGTCCCTGCCTACACGCAGGTCATCACGCGCGACCAGATCCGCGAGAGCGGCGCGACCAATCTCATCGACCTGCTCGAGAGCCAGGCGAACTTGCAGTTCAATTCCTTCGTGAGCAGCCCGACCAGCGCGAACATCTCGTTGCGCGGCACCGGCGGCTCCAGCGCGATCGGCAACGGCCGCACGCTCGTCCTCCTTGACGGCATCCGTACGAATCGTCCCGACCAAGGCCAGTTCAACTGGCTCCAGTTCAACCTCCAGTCCATCGAGTCGGTCGAGGTCATCCAAGGTCCGCAGGGCGCGTTCTACGGCGACAACGCCGTGGGCGGCGTCATCAAAATCAACACGCTCGGTGCTCCCGCGAAAAGCGGTGGCGGCGCGCAGGTGCTCGTCGGCAGCGAGGGCACGTTTAAAATTTCCGGCGGCTACACCGAGCGTGTGGGCAAGGCGTGGGCGACGCTCTCGGGCGGTTACGATACGTCGGACGGCTATCGCGATCACTCGGGTTACGAGAATAAATATGCGACGCTCGGCTTCGGTTACGACAATCAGAAGAACTCTGTCACGCGCTTGAATCTGTCGTATCAGGACACTGAGTTCGATCAGCCCGGCGCGCTCACGAAGGCTCAGCTGGATCAGGACCCGACGCAGATTGGCACATCGATCGGCAACGGCACGACTGAATATCGCCGCATCGCCGTGAGCAACGAATACGGCGCGGCGGATGCCCCGGTTAAACTCCTCACCGACGCCGGCGTGAGTCTGGCTGACGAGTATTTCAACGCGTTTGCCGACCTCCCGTTCGCGACCCAATACAACCGCGATCTCGAAGGTTATTTCTTCGCACCAAAACTGCGCATCACGACGGATGATTTCACGTTCACGCCGGGCATCGATGTGAACCACGACCGTGTTGACGTGGTCGGCACCACGCCGGTGGACAGCACCGTGAAACGCTTCGTGTTGAGCCCGTATTTGCTCTCCGAATGGCGAGCGAGCGAGCAGTTCACTTTCTCAGCAGGCTATCGCCACGAGTGGAATAAAACCGAGGCCCGCGAGCGCGTGGTCAACGATACCGGCGAGCGTCGCGACACGGCGGATGCATGGCAGCTGGCGGTGAACTACCGTCCGACCGAGACGCTGCGTTTTTATGCGAAATACGACCGCACCTATCGTTTCCCCGCGACCGACGAGATGGCATATTACCAGGGTTTCCCGTCGCCGGTTTTCTTCGATGCGAATCTGAAGCCCGAGACGAGCGACAACTTCGAAGTCGGCGCCAACGTGAAGCGCGACGGCTGGAATGGCGGCGTCTCCACTTATTATCTGAAAACCGAGGACGAGATTTTCTTCAACGGTTTCCCCGTCTTCCAAAACCAGAATCTGCCCGAGACGCGTCGCGTGGGCGCGCAGGCGAATGTCGGCTACACGGCGAAGATCGCGGGCTTCCGTTCGCAGATCGATTTCGTGGACGCGGACCTCGTTAAAGGCGCGGGCACGGTGTTGACCGGGCCGCTGCGTCAGGTGCCCGAGTGGCGTCTCACCAACACGGTGTTCGTGAAGCCGGTCGAGAACTGGACGCTCAGCGTGACGCACCGCCATCTGGGCGAAAGTTACATGGATGATTTCTACGCGACGACGAATCCGCCCAAGGTGAAATCCGAGGAAGTGTTCGATGCGAAGATCACCTTCCGGGCGACGACAAACTGGAGCGTGTATGCGGGCGTGAACAACATCTTCGACCGCACCACGGTGTCGTATGCGTCCACGTCGTTTGGCACGGATTCGTATTATCCGGGACTGGGCCGCTTTATTTATACTGGGGCTTCGGTGCAGTTCTAA
- a CDS encoding PAS domain S-box protein — MYAVVATLWIFLSDRALGLWVADPARLVELSVYKGCAFVAVTSVLLLLLMRYAFGTAESRYATLREQEREIRRLNRLNAALGHINQAIVRLPVREELFKRVCDVLVEQGGFRLAWIGWRNPETERLEPLGVAGDENDYIKNIQVYADERPEGMGPSGRAFRSKHAYVCNDMLNDEATSPWRAELIRRRFRASVAIPIRVDDQVGGVLSVYSDEKDFFQDKEMALLNEAATDIAFALANLARENERHAAELRAQNERRFSDTMIESMPGILYFYDMDGRFLRWNRNFERVSGYSGEQLAGMQPLDFFAAEDKPALEQRIGEVFRLGESSIEAPFLSKDGGKTPYFFTGRRVESEGRLCLVGVGIDITERKRAEEALHTSEERYRSTLDSILEGCQLLGHDWRYLYLNNAAAIQNRRPNAELLGRTMSEAWPGIEDSPVFAMLKICLEQRVALHDEIEFRFMDGTSGWFDVRCQPVPEGIFVLSIDITERKKAEDALRELNVNLEHKVVARTDELRAALVRAEAADRLKSAFLATMSHELRTPLNSIIGFTGIVLQGLAGPLNAEQTKQLGMVRGSARHLLELINDVLDISKIEAGQLEVRAEPFDLRESVERVAASVRPLAEKKGLELVVQFPPGPGAMTGDRRRVEQVLINLLNNAIKFTDQGRVKLDVEGLASTVRLRVTDTGIGIKPHDLATLFQPFRQIDTGLSRQHEGTGLGLAICRRLVMLMGGEITASSEWSRGSDFMVTLPLQPQAES; from the coding sequence GTGTATGCGGTGGTCGCGACGCTGTGGATTTTTTTGTCGGACCGGGCGTTGGGTTTATGGGTGGCAGATCCGGCGCGGCTGGTTGAGCTGAGTGTTTACAAGGGCTGCGCTTTTGTGGCGGTGACGTCGGTTTTGCTGCTGCTTTTGATGCGGTATGCGTTCGGCACGGCGGAGTCGCGGTATGCGACGCTGCGTGAGCAGGAGCGCGAAATCCGCCGGCTCAACCGCCTCAACGCAGCGCTGGGACACATCAACCAGGCGATCGTCCGCCTGCCGGTGCGTGAGGAGCTTTTCAAGCGGGTGTGCGACGTGCTCGTCGAGCAGGGCGGGTTCCGGCTGGCTTGGATCGGCTGGCGTAATCCCGAGACGGAGCGACTGGAGCCGCTGGGCGTGGCGGGCGATGAAAACGACTACATCAAAAACATCCAGGTCTATGCCGACGAGCGGCCCGAGGGGATGGGACCGTCGGGCCGGGCGTTTCGCAGCAAGCATGCGTATGTCTGCAACGACATGCTGAACGACGAGGCCACGAGCCCATGGCGAGCGGAGTTGATCCGCCGCCGGTTTCGGGCGTCGGTGGCGATTCCGATCCGGGTCGATGATCAGGTGGGCGGCGTGCTCAGCGTTTACTCCGACGAGAAGGATTTTTTTCAGGACAAGGAAATGGCACTCTTAAACGAAGCTGCCACCGACATCGCCTTCGCGCTGGCAAACCTCGCGCGTGAGAATGAACGCCATGCGGCGGAGTTGCGGGCGCAGAACGAGCGGAGGTTCTCGGACACGATGATAGAGAGCATGCCGGGCATTCTGTATTTCTACGATATGGACGGGCGGTTCCTGCGGTGGAATCGCAACTTTGAACGCGTCTCGGGTTACTCGGGTGAACAACTCGCGGGCATGCAGCCGCTCGATTTTTTTGCAGCGGAGGACAAGCCCGCCCTGGAGCAACGCATCGGTGAGGTGTTCAGACTCGGGGAGTCCTCGATCGAGGCGCCCTTTTTGTCGAAGGACGGCGGCAAGACGCCGTATTTTTTCACGGGGCGGCGCGTGGAATCGGAAGGGCGGCTTTGCCTGGTCGGCGTGGGTATCGACATCACCGAGCGCAAGCGTGCCGAGGAGGCGTTGCATACGAGCGAAGAACGCTACCGCAGCACGCTCGACAGCATTCTGGAAGGGTGCCAGCTGCTCGGGCACGACTGGCGGTATCTTTATCTGAACAACGCGGCGGCCATTCAAAATCGCCGGCCGAACGCGGAATTGCTGGGCCGGACGATGTCCGAGGCGTGGCCGGGCATCGAGGACAGTCCGGTTTTTGCGATGCTCAAGATCTGTCTGGAGCAGCGCGTGGCGCTTCACGATGAGATCGAGTTCCGGTTCATGGACGGGACAAGCGGGTGGTTTGACGTGCGATGCCAGCCGGTGCCGGAGGGCATCTTTGTGCTGTCGATCGACATCACAGAGCGGAAAAAAGCGGAGGATGCGTTGCGGGAACTCAACGTGAACCTGGAGCACAAGGTCGTGGCGCGCACCGATGAGTTGCGGGCGGCGCTGGTGCGGGCGGAGGCGGCGGACCGGCTCAAATCGGCATTCCTCGCGACGATGTCGCACGAGCTGCGCACGCCGCTCAACTCCATCATCGGCTTCACCGGCATCGTGCTTCAGGGGCTCGCCGGCCCGCTGAACGCCGAGCAAACCAAACAACTCGGCATGGTGCGCGGCAGTGCGCGGCACCTGCTCGAGTTGATCAATGACGTGCTCGACATCTCGAAGATCGAGGCGGGCCAGCTGGAGGTGCGCGCGGAGCCGTTTGATTTGCGCGAGTCGGTTGAGCGCGTGGCGGCCTCGGTGCGGCCGCTGGCCGAAAAGAAAGGCCTGGAGCTGGTGGTGCAGTTCCCGCCGGGTCCGGGTGCGATGACCGGTGACCGGCGGCGGGTGGAGCAGGTGCTGATCAACCTGCTCAACAACGCCATCAAGTTTACCGACCAAGGGAGGGTGAAGCTCGACGTCGAAGGGCTTGCCTCGACGGTGCGCCTGCGTGTGACGGACACTGGCATCGGCATAAAGCCGCACGACCTCGCCACGTTGTTCCAGCCGTTCCGCCAGATCGACACGGGGCTCTCGCGCCAGCATGAAGGCACGGGACTCGGGCTCGCTATCTGCCGCCGGCTGGTCATGTTGATGGGCGGCGAAATTACGGCATCCAGCGAGTGGTCTCGTGGCAGCGATTTTATGGTTACCCTTCCGCTTCAACCCCAAGCAGAGTCATGA
- a CDS encoding FecCD family ABC transporter permease, which produces MTRRGEQRWVLPALGAVLIVLVFVSLGWGELEFSWAQLWAGLTGADELARTVLLDLRLPRVITGVLTGAALAAGGLIMQAYFRNSLASPDLLGVSSGAAAGAVSAIVWGWTLAGLWVLPLTAVAGAVVATLAVLVLAKRGASSERLLLAGVALNALLGAVTSYQLSHGVALWERNAQLLFWLLGGLEDRSWLHVLAALPILVAAAVLWPLGRQMDLLSLGETEAQSLGVDVKRLRRVLLALATVLAATATSVAGIVGFVGLVVPHGLRLIVGPEHRRLVPLCLVGGAVFVLGCDLVGRLGGGLRLGIVTALIGGPFFLWLLRRRA; this is translated from the coding sequence GTGACGCGACGCGGCGAACAACGCTGGGTCCTGCCGGCGCTGGGCGCGGTGTTGATCGTGCTGGTGTTCGTGTCGCTGGGCTGGGGCGAGCTGGAATTTTCATGGGCGCAGTTGTGGGCCGGATTGACGGGCGCGGATGAATTGGCGCGGACGGTGTTGCTGGATCTGCGACTGCCGCGGGTGATCACGGGCGTGTTGACGGGCGCGGCGCTGGCGGCGGGCGGGTTGATCATGCAGGCGTATTTTCGAAACAGCCTGGCGAGCCCGGATCTGCTCGGCGTGAGCAGCGGCGCGGCGGCGGGCGCGGTGTCCGCGATCGTGTGGGGCTGGACGCTGGCGGGGCTCTGGGTGCTGCCGTTGACGGCGGTGGCGGGCGCGGTGGTGGCAACGCTGGCGGTGCTGGTGCTGGCGAAGCGAGGGGCGAGCAGCGAACGCTTGTTGCTGGCCGGCGTGGCGCTCAACGCGTTGCTCGGCGCGGTGACGAGTTACCAGTTGTCGCACGGCGTGGCGTTGTGGGAACGCAACGCGCAGCTGCTATTCTGGCTGCTCGGCGGATTGGAAGATCGCAGCTGGTTGCACGTGCTGGCTGCGCTGCCGATTCTGGTGGCGGCGGCGGTGTTGTGGCCGCTCGGGCGGCAGATGGATTTGCTGAGTCTCGGTGAGACGGAGGCGCAGAGTCTGGGCGTGGATGTGAAGCGGTTGCGGCGCGTGTTGCTGGCCCTGGCGACGGTGCTGGCGGCGACGGCGACGTCTGTGGCGGGCATCGTGGGCTTTGTGGGGTTGGTGGTGCCGCACGGGTTACGGTTGATCGTCGGTCCTGAACACCGGCGGTTGGTGCCGCTGTGTCTGGTAGGTGGCGCGGTGTTTGTGCTCGGGTGTGATTTGGTGGGGCGGCTCGGTGGCGGGCTGCGGTTGGGGATCGTGACGGCGTTGATCGGCGGACCGTTTTTTCTGTGGCTGTTGAGGAGGCGCGCGTGA
- a CDS encoding ABC transporter ATP-binding protein, which produces MNALTLKNVSVAGRLTDVSLELPGGALVGLVGPNGSGKSTLLQAAAGLLPMSAGEVSWGEVKVEKVAIMERARRLAWVPQEARFEFGFSVRAVVQQGRYAHGDDDTGVEAALTRFDLMGLAERPVNQLSGGERQRVMLARALVTGAKLQLWDEPLASLDPRHGLEVLMLANELKEVGTTVVMSLHDLRVAHCLDLVVVLSGRKVRAVGKPREVLTPELLREVFGVTARMGETLILELS; this is translated from the coding sequence ATGAACGCACTGACATTAAAAAATGTGAGCGTGGCGGGGCGGTTGACGGACGTGAGTCTGGAGCTGCCGGGCGGGGCGTTGGTCGGATTGGTCGGGCCAAATGGATCGGGGAAATCCACGTTGCTGCAGGCGGCGGCGGGGTTGCTGCCGATGTCGGCGGGTGAAGTATCGTGGGGGGAGGTGAAGGTGGAAAAAGTTGCGATTATGGAGCGGGCTCGACGGCTGGCTTGGGTGCCGCAGGAGGCGCGATTTGAGTTTGGGTTTTCGGTGCGCGCGGTCGTGCAGCAAGGGCGCTACGCGCACGGTGATGACGATACGGGCGTCGAAGCGGCACTGACGCGGTTTGATTTGATGGGACTGGCGGAGCGTCCGGTGAACCAGTTGTCGGGCGGGGAGCGTCAGCGCGTGATGCTGGCGCGGGCGCTGGTGACGGGGGCGAAGTTGCAGTTGTGGGACGAACCGCTGGCATCGCTCGATCCCCGGCATGGGTTGGAAGTGTTGATGCTGGCCAACGAACTCAAGGAGGTGGGCACGACGGTAGTGATGTCGCTGCACGACCTGCGGGTGGCGCATTGCCTGGACCTGGTGGTCGTGTTGAGCGGGCGAAAAGTGAGGGCGGTGGGAAAACCGCGCGAGGTGCTGACGCCTGAATTGTTGCGCGAGGTATTCGGCGTGACGGCGCGAATGGGCGAGACGTTGATCCTCGAATTATCGTGA
- a CDS encoding ABC transporter substrate-binding protein: protein MIRLLILFICLSELAHAVTPVRVVSQTVGTDELLIALAEPAQIAALSHISKQAEFSSVAEQAKAYPSISAGDSEAILRYKPTLVLFADYSRAELVANVKKTGVRVIVFDRYATLADVYSNLRTLGKELGREARAEELIAECEARMARLREKLKGVKPVRVVNASTYGLLSGAGTTFQDLCDHAGAENLATTLGGMKGVAPEVSEKMLVWPIDAVVLGGEGTVEEALAPLRGILPYRHVAAVKNGRAVVLPSALLASVSHHRIEAYERLARGLHPEVFK, encoded by the coding sequence ATGATTCGGCTGCTCATTCTCTTTATCTGTCTGTCGGAGCTCGCGCACGCGGTGACGCCGGTGCGTGTGGTTTCGCAGACGGTGGGGACGGATGAGCTGCTCATCGCGTTGGCCGAGCCGGCGCAGATCGCGGCGCTGAGCCATATCTCAAAGCAGGCGGAGTTCTCTTCAGTGGCAGAGCAGGCGAAGGCGTATCCGAGCATCTCGGCGGGCGACAGCGAGGCGATCCTGCGCTATAAACCGACACTGGTGCTGTTTGCCGATTACAGCCGCGCGGAACTCGTCGCGAACGTGAAAAAGACAGGTGTGCGCGTGATCGTGTTCGATCGTTACGCGACGCTGGCGGATGTGTATTCAAATTTAAGGACGCTTGGGAAGGAACTCGGGCGCGAGGCGCGGGCGGAAGAATTAATCGCTGAGTGCGAGGCGCGGATGGCGCGGTTGCGGGAAAAGTTAAAGGGCGTGAAACCGGTGCGCGTGGTGAACGCCTCGACGTATGGGCTGTTGTCGGGGGCGGGGACGACGTTTCAAGATTTGTGTGATCATGCGGGGGCGGAAAATCTGGCGACGACGTTGGGCGGGATGAAGGGCGTCGCGCCGGAAGTGTCGGAGAAAATGCTGGTGTGGCCGATTGATGCCGTGGTGCTGGGCGGTGAGGGAACGGTGGAGGAGGCGTTGGCGCCGCTGCGGGGAATTTTGCCGTATCGGCATGTCGCGGCGGTGAAAAACGGGCGCGCGGTGGTGTTGCCCTCGGCATTGCTGGCGAGCGTTTCGCATCATCGCATCGAGGCGTATGAACGGCTCGCACGCGGGTTGCATCCGGAGGTGTTCAAGTGA